The nucleotide sequence GAGGAGTCATATTGACTACACAGGGACTCAGGGAAAGTACTgccttgtatttatttactttttctcaaGGCTACATGAAACTTCCAGAGAGTGGCATTCTACCTTGTTCCAGAAGGAACAGTATAAGATTGCTGAAAGAAGGGAACATTTCTCCAGTTTGAGGGTTATTTACGGACAAAGTACTAGTTTTCAAGTTGTACACctaatcacttttttttctttctttctttttttttttgagacacagtctcactgtgtcacacaggctggagtctaatggcatgatcttggctcactgcaacctccgcctcccaggctcaagagattctcctgcctcagcctcctgagtagctgggattacaggcgtgccagcacggccagctaattttcatatttttagtagagatggggtttcactatgttgtccaggctggtctcaaacttctggcctcatgtgatctgcctgccttggactcccaaagtgctgggattataggcatgagccaccacacccagcccctaacCACTTTTTTAGTATGCTGTTAGCTCTTGGGGATTATACCCTAAATATTTTAAGGAAGCCAATGAAACTGAAAAGGTTACCTTCTTGTTACCAAATGTGGCGGACTGTATTTCCAAGATGTTTGCAACAGTATCTTCTGTCTTACATGTTTGTCTACAATTTGATCTGGCCATTGATCCATTAAAAGGTGAAATCTACCTCCCCTCCCTTGAATCTGAGTAGGCTTGTGACTGCTTGGACCAAAAGAACACAATGAAAATGATggtgtgggccgggcgtggtggctcacacctgtaatcctagcattttgggaggccaaggcggacggatcacctgaggtcggaagttcaagaccagcctgaccaacatggagaaaccccatctctactaaaaatacaaaattagctgggtgtggtggcccatgcctgtaatcccagctacttgggaggctgaggcaggagaattgcttaacccaggaggcagaggttgaagtgagccaagatcgcaccattgcactccagccttggcaacaagagtgaaactctgtctcaaaagaaaatggtGGTGTGTTCTGAGGTTAGATCATAAAAGGTGATGCAACTTCCATCTTGTCACTGATACACTCACACTTGGAGACCTGAGCCACCACATAAAAAGCCTGACTACCCAGAGGCTAACACTGAAAGCCAAGCCACACAGAAAAGCCATATATTGGTGTTCCAGTTGGCTGCCCTTACCTTTGAATCATCCTATCCCACGTACCAGGCATCAGTGAAGGAGCCTTCAGATGATTCCAGCCCTCAGCCATTAAGCCTGTATTCCATCCCATATCAGGGAGCAGAGAGAGGCCTCCCCATGGTGCCAGGTCCAAATTCCCTCACCCACAGAATCCATGAGCATCAtatgggtgtttttttgtttgtttgttttgttttttgagacagagtctcgctttgtcaccctgggtggagtacagtggtgtgatctcggctcactgcaagctccgcctcccgggttcaagcaattctcctgccttcgcttcccgagtagctgggactacaggtgctcgccaccacgcccagctaatttttttttttttttttgagacggagtctcgctgtctcccaggctggagttcagtggcacgatctcggcttactgcaagctccgcctcccaggttctcgccattctcctgcctcagcctctccagtagctgggactacaggcgcccaccaccatgcccggctaatttttttttgtatttttagtggagacggggtttcaccatgttagccaggatggtctcgatctcctgaccttgtgatctgcctgcctcagcctcccgaagtgctgggattacaggcatgagccactgcgcccggccccggctaattttttgtatttttagtagagatgaggtttcactgtgttagccaggatggtcttgatctcctgatctcatgatccgcccgcctcaacctcccaaagtgctgggattacaggcgtgagccaccgcgcccggccacaatatgggtgttttaagctgctaaattctGGGGTactttgttatacagcaataataACTGGAATACCACGTTTCAACCTAACCCTCCCACCATCCTCTCCCATTGGTTTTCAACAGTACATACTACaaacttccattccattttgaCTTAGGCACATATAGCAAATTCCCTTCAGCAAATGCTTGCCAAAATGATGTCCATTGCCAAGACCACAGTCAGAAGTGCTAATGAAAGGGAATGTGTGTAGAATCCATGAGTCTCAGGCCATGGTTGAATACATTTGGCTAGAAACTGTCACATGTGCCCAAATAGGTGATATTGTCACTATTTGGGACAGTGTCTGGATTTTATGACTTTTATAATTAACCATGCTAATGAATAGCTTTAAAGCTACTGACCTAAAAAGGAATTTCACCAGTAACCATGGTCATTGAGACAAACCTAGTTTAACAAACTATAGTCAGTGCCGATGAAGACTGAAAgcccaatacttttttttttttgaggcagtctggctctgtcatccaagctggagtgcagtggcgtcatctcagccactgcaacctctgcctcctgggcccaagccatcctcccaccttagcctcctgagtagctgggactacaggagcatgccacgacacccagctaatttttgcattttttggtagtgacagggttttaccatgttgcccatgctggtcttgaactcctgggatcaagtgatctgcctgcctcagccttccaaagtgctaggattacaggtgcgagccaccatgtctggcccaatACTTTAATAAGGGATGCAAATCAGTATTTCTATCAGTTAtccaaatcatatttttaaagagaatataTGGCTCAGGGGTTTAGGCTACAGATACACCCATGGAATCCAGTCACAAACCAAGATGATTCACACTTCTAAACAGACACTCACCCTTTCTGCACTCCTGATAGATGGGTTGCAAAGGATCAGTCCAAAcatttacataaaagaaaatcacTATTCTGTCCCTGTAAACCAACACACTATTAGTCTGCACTATATACCATATTCCTGGTACCTTCATTTTCTTCTGTCccagacatttcttttttattattattattttcttatttccaaaCAGAACTCTGAGACAATAACGAGAATTTTTGTTTccgttctttttatctttttctaattttaagaaaTCAACGTATTAAACAACATTTTTGTATTCACAGTAAACTGTGTCCAATttaagaggattaaaaaaaaaaaactgacataaAGAGGAAaagggccgggcatgatggctcactcctgtaatccaagcacgttgggaggctgaagcaagaggatcgcttgagcccaggagttcaataccaatCTGGGaaacgtagtgagacctcatctctacaaaacaatacaaaaatttgctgggtgtggtggtgcatgcctgtagtcccagctactcaggaggctgaggtaggaggattgcttgagcccacaatTTGAGGCTGCCAGGGTGAGCAGTGACTGCACCacacctgtactccagcctgggcaacagagccagaccttgtctcaaaaaaaagaaaagaaaagcaaaacaaaacaaaaggttgGGGCGGTGGGGGAGATCCAGTTAGAGAATACTGGGTGGAGGCAGCCACCCTAACTACCCACATGTCCCCCCAGAACCACCCTTCCCAGGGTACAATAGTCTTGTCAAATTATTTCAGTAATAAAGAAAGCAGTTCATAAGCTTTTAGAAtcctaaagagaagaaaatgaaggctTTGATGAACAAAGATTAGCCTTGTTAGGAACCTAGaacaaaaagtcaaataatactccctttttttttttttgagacggagtcttgctctgtcccccatgctggagtgcagtggcaggatcttggctcactgcaaccgccgcctcccaggttcaagcaattctcctgcctcagcctcctgggtagctgggattacaggcgcgtgccatcatgcttggctaatttttgtatttttagtagagacgaggtttcatcatcttggccaagctagttttgaactcctgaccttgtgatccacccgcctcggcctcccaaagtgttgggattacaggcatgagccaccgcgcccggcctaaatatttttttttaagtgttttaaaagGAGCTCGAAATAACTGTTTTTCATTATAAGTCTAACCTCCTCTTTCCTCATGtgaaaagtaaagaaatgtaTCGTTGCTATATGAAGGGTTCGTTTAGGGAAGACTGTGGGATGGTTAGATTGAAGAAAGTGGGAAGAAAATACTGGcgccaaaaagatttttttttttttttttttatttaaaggcGATGATGACCTGGGGGTGATTGGGACTAGGGAGTAATACTGCCAGAATACTATCCTATTTCACGGGAAAGGGAATGCCAGGGCTGGACTCCGATATAGCAGTTATTCCTGCTGGTACCTAAGCAGTTCAGAGATGCTAGAATGCAGGGATACCACCCATCAACTAAATGAAGCATCCCATTCCCCAGGTTTCCATATGTGGGAGTTCTCTCCACCAGTGAGATAAAGGCGGGCCCAGGGAAAACAAAGCCCTAGACCACAACAAGGCAACACCTTCTCGCACCCCATTTTCACCTTCCAGGCGCGTTCCTTCCTGCTATCCGGGCCCGCTCTCCCGCCCGGCAGGGTCTAACGCTCACACAGGTCTGCCAATTCCCCTGATGCAACCCTCCACCCTCTGCTCGCTAACCCCAGTCCAGTCAGCTCTCCCGGGCCTCGACCCCCGCGGTGGAGACTAAAGGGTTCAGGTTTGGGTCCCCCACAGGCAACCGCCCTCAGGTCAGCGTATCCGAAGTGGAGCCGCGCCCCCGAGCCGGGTCATCTCGTGCTCCGTTCCTCAGTGCCCACCTGACCGATAACACTCTTTCCCGGCCCCCTCCCTCCTGCGCCTCCAGCCAACCTGGGGCCGGCCTTTCGGGATGACCGTCACGCCTGGACGCAGGGTTCCAGCGCCTCGGACTTTTCCTCTGATGGGCTCCCGGCTGCCACCTTGCTCTCCGCCACCTCCACCAGCGATTGCCCCACTTGACGCCGCCATCCTGGGCGACCGCACTGGGTACAATTCCCGCTGCCCATTGGCTGTTACCTAGGCAACCGGGAGCAACGCCACTCCGCATTGGCCCAGCCCGGCTCCACGCCATCTTTGTGCGGGGCCGAGTGTTTGCGAACCCGGGCTGACTATGTGAAAGAGGGGTGGTCCCACCTCTGCAACGCAGATAAAGACAGAGGATCCAGATCTGGCCTACCCAGAGGCCGTCTAGTTGAAATGGCAaccccaaagaaaaccaaacctgCGCCCGAAGCAACAGTGACCATCAACGCGAGCGGCTCTGATCTTGCTCCAGTCCCCACTGCTGTCAAGGGCTCCGCCGCGGAGTTTAAGGCAGATCCTAAATCCAGCTTCAGAGAGGCAGCTTTGTAAATTGTAACGCGCTAGGCAGGATAGCCTCCAATAACTCTGTGCTAGACATTGTGATATCAAGACACTTTTGCATTCATTATGGGAATTTGTGCTGTCCTTGTCATTATCTAGAtcctttttgtttaaaatatagtacctggccaggcgcagtggctcacatctgtaatcccagcacttcggaaggccgcggcttgagctcaggagttcgggaggcttgagcccaagagttctagatcagcctgggcaacgcagggAGACTCCGTatctacagaagaaaaaaattacccagcctagtggtgggtgcctgtagtcacagctactcaggaggctgaggtgggaggatcccttgagcccaggaggttgaggctgcaataagccatgattctgccactgtaccccagcctgggcgacctagcaagaccctgtctcaaataaataaattgcaaaccaaaaagtatctgagacaggtctcaatcaatttaggaGTTTATTTTGCCAATATTAAGGAcatgcccgtgacacagccttAGAAGGTCCTAGGAATGTGTGTCCAAAATAGTCGGGACACcacttgattttatacattttagggagacataagacatcaatcaatacatgtaaaatatacattGGCTTGGTCCcgaaagtgggggtgggggtggcaagTTCCAGGAtgtaggtggattcaaagatgtcctgattgacaattggttgaaagagtttaaAGACCTGGAACCCACAGAagggaatgtctgggttaagttAAGGAATTGTTACTAAgatatgcacgcacacacacacacacacacacacacaaggaattGTGGAAATCAAGGTTTTTATTATGCAGAGAAGGCTACAGGTAGCAGGCTCCAGAGAgcatagattgtaaatgtttctttattttttgttttgttttgagacagggtctccctctgtcacccagtctggactGCAGTAGCtggatcacggcttactgcagccttgacctcccaggctcaagttatcctcccacctcagcctcctaagtagctgagactactggtTCattccactatgcctggcttatttttgtattttttgtagagatggtgttttgtcatgttgcccaggctggtattgaactcctgggctcaagtgatcctcccatctctgcctcccaaagtgctaggattacacgtgtgagccaccaaggCTGGCCAGTGTTTATTATCAGATTTAGAAAGGTATCAGACTCTTAGTTAGTTCTCCcctggatcaggaaaaagacctggaaagggaaggggattttctacagaatgtagattttcacCACAAAAGACACCTTTGCCTGCTATCATGACAGATGGGGCCTGCTATCTGTCAATGTTGGTAtcattgctacaaagagtctgctGTGTCAACCTTAAGATCTCTGCTTTAATGTTAAATGCTGGTCCTGAATTCCAAAAGCAGGAGaaaataatgaggcatgtctgactccCACTTCTCATCATGGCCTCAaatagtttttcaggttaatttAGGAATGCCCTTGGCCCAGAAGAGGAGGCCATTCATTTGATTGGGgggcttataattttatttctggttcactagataaataaataaataaataaaatatagtgccAAGATTGGAGCAAATCTTCCCAAATACCACTCACATCAATCTGTGTAtccatatgtttatttcttaaaCAATGTGAGTACAGCATGATGCTAGGTTCTGTCAGGCTTGAAAAGCCATGATTGCTACTGTTATGGCCTTtataattagctgagtgtggtgacaagtgcctgtggtcccagcactcgggaggttaaggcaagagaactgcttgagcctggttaacagagaccctgtctcaaaacataaataaataaataaataaaatgtagtttctTGGCCAGGGGAATGACACACTACAAGcagtattttatgaaaattaatctGACAGTGACACTCAGAGATGACCAGTGAGAGATTGGAAGCAAAGTAACAAACTCAGAAGTTATTGTAATAATGCAACTAACACATCCTGGAAGTTTCATGTAGCATCAGTGGAGATGAAAGAAAGAGGGTAAATATGAGACATATTTCATAGGGATATTTAATAAGAATCAACATAGTGTTAAGAGCATGGAAACAGTCTGCCTGGATTTGGATCcggctctgccatttaccagcTGAATGACCATGGGCACATTACCTTTACCTCCCTGGGTCTCGGTTTCCAACATCACAGGATACTATAAAGCTGGTTCCATGAGTCAATCCATGTAATGCATTTAAAACAAtgtctaggccgggtgtggtggctcatgcctgtaatcccagcactttgggaggccgaggtgggtggatcatgaggtcaacagatcgagaccatcctggccaacatggtgaaaccccgtctctactgaaaaatacaaaaattagccggatgtggtggcccgcgcctgtagttccagctactcaggaggctgaggcaggagaatcgcttgaacccgggaggcggaggttgcggtgagctgagattgcgcaactgcactccagcctgagtgacagagccggctaatttttgtattttcagtagagacagggtttcaccatgttgaccaggctggtctcgaactcctgacctcgtgatccacccgcttcggcctcccaaagtgctgggattacaggcgtgagccactgtgcctggccaaaaaatttttttagatcaAATAAAAGACTCTGAGGGGTTTCTGTGGAGAAAAAACTCAGAATTCCAGGGAGAACTCTAAATCTGGGACCTTTCCTTTACCATAATTTGAAGCTTATGGGCTAAATGAGATGAATGATACCAAAAGATTATCTATGTGGCTACAGACCCTGGGCCACAAGAGCCAGGCATCAGTTGATTATTGAGGTCTACATAGGAAAAGGAAGTGCATGTATTATAACTGAAAGGGGCAATTTAACCTTCTGTACGACTTTTGTTTAGAATGGTTTGTTTGGCCAAAAATGTTTAAGACATTCCCATACATATAATTAAACAATAGTGCTTTCAATTTGGTATTTCTAGTTAGCAGTGGCAATAATTTGATTCAAGAAAGAATGATTATGAAATATTGGTGACTATGTGACTGGCCATGATTCGTGAAAGCCCATACCTCTAGTCTGCTGGTGACTTtaagcataaaaacaaaaacaacatcaaCAGTAACAtcagcagtgattttttttcaaaaagctacCATATGTTGAGTGCTCTTTATGTacaaaacactatgctaagtgctttatttttatttttcctattagaGAGTCATGCTTcatatgctaagtgctttacataacATTATATTGATTCTTGATTCAGTAATCATGGGgatgattattcccattttatagattaaggaactgaggcttagagaggttataCAACTTGTCTAAAACAACTGATCATCATGGAGACTGGATTCAAACTCAAATGTCTCTGATTTCCAAGCCCATGCTTCCAACCATTacattttacactttttttttgaaacggagtctggccctgttgcctaggctggagtgcaatggcacgatctcagctcactgcaacctccacctcccaggttcaagtgactcgcctgccccagcctctggagtagctgggattacaggtgcctgccaccatacctggctaattttttgtagtagggacgaggtttcaccatgttggccaggctggtctcgaactcctgaccttgtgatccacccgccttggtctcccctaggattacaggtgtgagccaccgagcctggatGTACATTCTACACTTTTGAAGGTAGTGtttccatgcatttttttttgagacggattcttgttctgtcgcccaggctggagtgcaggggtacgatctcagctcactgcaacctccacctcccaggttcaagcgattctcacacctcagcctcccagatagctgggatcataggcgtgtgccaccatgcccagctaattttttttttttttttttggtatttttagtagagacagggtttcgccatgttggccaggctggtcttgaactcctgacctcaggtgatccacccgcctcagcctcccagagtgctaagattacaggtgtgagccatcgtaccTGGCTTGTTTGTATAAATTTTAACTGAAACAGTATTCCatggatttattattattttttcagatggagtttcgctcttgttgcccaggctggagtgcagtggcacaatctctgctcactgcaacctcctcctcccgggttcaagcaattctcctgcctcagcctcccgagtagctgggattacaggcatgtgccaccaagcccggctaatttttgtatttttagtagagacggggtttcaccatgttgcccaggctggtctcgttcTGTTCTACTTTCCAGGCCCTTGGTAACCCAGTTTAACTCTGCTTCCCCTCGAATCAAGAAGGTTGCTCTCTGTTCCCTATATGCCCTAGCCTTCCTCTTTTACTCAGGTAACTCCTGCTTGgtgtaacatttttttcctgtctcctttTTTTCCAGCAATCTAATTACTCTTTCTTTAAGACTCAGCTCATAGCACATGACCCACTTAAAGCCTTTTCTTGATCCTTGAGCAttctggttgaaaaaaaaaaaaatgagaaaaaaaataaagcctttgCTGAGCCTGCAGCCTGCCTCAGTTAATTGGTGAACTGTTATGGAGTTTTGAGctcatcttgcttttttttctcctactGCCTCAGAAAGCCACATGCCTTCagcttgagggcagggactctatcttccttccctttctcatgAATAATAatgtactgagcacctactgtgtctAGACACTGAGATTTTACAGTGTGAATAAAAGCGATGGACTCTTACCTCGTGGTAAGAACTTCTTAGGCTCACGGGAccatatttttcttcaattaacAAATAAGCATTGAgcagctgggccaggcacagtgtaaGATATTAATTGGCTATGCATTATTCTTTGTATCACAAGTTTGTATCTTCACAGGAACTTGAAGATAATGGGTGAGGCAGCGAGTCAGGAATAAAATGTCTTAACAATTGCCCCTGGGTTTTCCTAGGAactccttaaaaaaattaattttttaaaaatagatggagtcttgctatgttgcccaggctggccttgaattcctatAAGGTTGAGAAGGAAAGATAGCTTAGAGCAGTCTGAGCTCTGTGTGATGTATGCATAGTTTATTGGCTCAAAGACATGAGTATGGGACTTCAGTCATGCCTTCCACACCCACACTCTGGGGcaatggtttctttctttctttctttctttctttctttctttctttctttctttctttctttcctttctttcctttctttccttccctttcttttgtttatttcttcctccccctctccctctcccttcctttctttctctttctctctctctctttttctttctttctttcttgacagagtttctcactgcaacctctgcctcctgggttcaagcaattctcctgcctcagcctcccgagtagctgagattataggcatgtgccaccatgcccggctaattttgtagttttagtagagacggtttcttcatgttggtcaggctggtcttgaactcccgacctcaggtgatccgccttcctcagcctcccaaagtgctgggattacaggcgtgagtcactgtgcccagcgggtttttttctttaaaaaattttttattttttggccgcACTgtgggtggttcacacctgtaatcccccagcactctgggagactgaggcaggaggatcgcctgaggccaggagttcaagaccagcccaggcaacatagagATAACctaactctaaaaaaataataataatattttaaaaagaaatcttcaggGCTTCCTAGGAAAACCTGGAGGCAATTGTTAAGACATTTTATCCTGACTGGCTACTT is from Pan paniscus chromosome 8, NHGRI_mPanPan1-v2.0_pri, whole genome shotgun sequence and encodes:
- the MORN4 gene encoding MORN repeat-containing protein 4 isoform X3; the encoded protein is MAWSRAGPMRSGVAPGCLGNSQWAAGIVPSAVAQDGGVKWGNRWWRWRRARWQPGAHQRKSPRRWNPASRRDGHPERPAPGRRHGFGQLMFADGGTYLGHFENGLFNGFGVLTFSDGSRPADFPRWFSWNPPQ